A stretch of the Halorussus salinus genome encodes the following:
- a CDS encoding NUDIX hydrolase has translation METTRHFTATVYVVNDGAVALHHHDRLDMWLAPGGHLDRDELPREAARREVCEETGLDVTLLEPETSVEAAAGRELAPAEHVMLFDIDVYPGGEVGHQHVDHVYFGEVEFRAIDPASDDEADADEWEWFGPDDLRSFEELSTEVQQLGLEAIDAVEARSS, from the coding sequence ATGGAGACCACCCGCCACTTCACCGCGACCGTCTACGTCGTCAACGACGGCGCGGTCGCGCTCCACCACCACGACCGACTCGACATGTGGCTCGCGCCCGGTGGCCACTTGGACCGCGACGAACTCCCCCGCGAGGCCGCCCGCCGCGAGGTCTGCGAGGAGACCGGTCTCGACGTGACCCTGCTGGAACCCGAGACGAGCGTCGAGGCCGCCGCGGGCCGGGAACTCGCGCCCGCCGAACACGTGATGCTGTTCGACATCGACGTGTACCCCGGCGGTGAAGTGGGCCACCAGCACGTGGACCACGTCTACTTCGGCGAGGTCGAGTTCCGAGCCATCGACCCCGCGAGCGACGACGAGGCCGACGCCGACGAGTGGGAGTGGTTCGGTCCGGACGACCTCCGGTCGTTCGAGGAGCTTTCGACCGAAGTCCAGCAGTTGGGCCTCGAAGCGATAGATGCGGTCGAAGCGCGGTCGTCGTAA
- a CDS encoding asparagine synthase C-terminal domain-containing protein, which produces MRGASAERVAQAVTDREALFDSQGFAGRLPDGLLVRDVLGRQPIFVERSDDAEANWSFAPGDLDDPEPIPAGHVFDPERRATERAFSLPDPEYAADEREAVRTLGSALRESLASVGTASTAPDDLAVAFSGGVDSAVVASAVDAPLYVVGFPESHDVEAARRAARLMSREEDLRVVELSPADVERAVPEVARATGRTNAMDVQIALPLSLAAEEAARDGFDRLAVGQGADELFGGYAKVARAPEDPRVEAETVRGAAREVIGTLPDQLERDVLALRAAGVEPVAPLLDDRVVRAALALPGESLVDSRGERKKAFRLAAREFVPDGVAFREKKAVQYGSLVARELDRLARQAGFKRRMDDHVSAYVESRLAEDS; this is translated from the coding sequence ATGCGCGGCGCGTCGGCCGAGCGCGTGGCGCAGGCTGTCACCGACCGTGAGGCGCTGTTCGACTCGCAGGGGTTCGCCGGTCGTCTGCCGGACGGCCTCCTCGTCCGGGACGTGTTGGGCCGACAGCCGATTTTCGTGGAGCGCAGTGACGACGCGGAAGCGAACTGGTCGTTCGCGCCCGGCGACCTCGACGACCCCGAGCCGATTCCCGCGGGGCACGTCTTCGACCCTGAACGACGAGCCACGGAGCGAGCGTTCTCGCTTCCCGACCCCGAGTACGCCGCGGACGAGCGCGAAGCGGTCCGGACGCTCGGGAGTGCGCTCCGGGAGAGTCTGGCGTCGGTCGGAACCGCATCGACCGCACCCGACGACCTCGCGGTCGCGTTCTCGGGCGGCGTCGATTCGGCTGTCGTGGCCAGCGCCGTCGACGCGCCGCTGTACGTCGTCGGCTTTCCGGAGAGTCACGACGTGGAGGCGGCCCGGCGCGCGGCGCGACTGATGAGCCGCGAGGAGGACCTGCGAGTCGTCGAGTTGTCGCCAGCGGACGTGGAGCGGGCGGTCCCCGAGGTGGCCCGCGCCACCGGGCGGACCAACGCGATGGACGTACAAATCGCGCTCCCGCTCTCTCTGGCGGCCGAGGAGGCCGCCCGCGACGGGTTCGACCGGCTCGCGGTCGGACAGGGGGCCGACGAGCTGTTCGGCGGGTACGCGAAGGTCGCCCGCGCGCCAGAGGACCCTCGCGTCGAGGCCGAGACGGTCCGCGGGGCGGCCCGCGAGGTCATCGGGACGCTCCCCGACCAGTTGGAGCGGGACGTGCTGGCGCTCCGCGCGGCGGGCGTCGAACCGGTCGCGCCGCTACTGGACGACCGAGTAGTCCGGGCCGCGCTCGCGCTACCGGGCGAGTCGCTGGTCGATTCGCGCGGCGAGCGCAAGAAGGCGTTCCGACTGGCCGCCCGCGAGTTCGTCCCCGACGGCGTGGCGTTCCGCGAGAAGAAGGCGGTCCAGTACGGGAGTCTGGTCGCCCGCGAGTTGGACCGACTCGCCCGGCAGGCCGGGTTCAAGCGCCGGATGGACGACCACGTCTCGGCGTACGTCGAATCGCGCCTCGCGGAGGACAGTTAG
- a CDS encoding AbrB/MazE/SpoVT family DNA-binding domain-containing protein translates to MATERSETTVGDEYSVTLPPDLRDRLDIRPGDKLRWETTDESDLRVEVVRQRYGAFDDAEPVDLGVDSLEAHDLAGDEREHLD, encoded by the coding sequence ATGGCGACCGAACGAAGCGAGACGACCGTCGGCGACGAATACTCCGTGACGCTCCCGCCGGACCTTCGGGACCGACTGGATATCCGGCCCGGCGACAAACTCCGATGGGAGACGACCGACGAAAGCGACCTGCGGGTCGAGGTCGTCCGACAGCGATACGGCGCGTTCGACGACGCCGAACCGGTCGATTTAGGCGTGGATTCGCTTGAAGCGCACGATTTGGCGGGGGACGAACGGGAGCATCTCGACTGA
- the purL gene encoding phosphoribosylformylglycinamidine synthase subunit PurL has translation MSLAEQDRELVVAELDREPTPAEAALFENLWSEHCAYRSSRPLLSAFDSEAEEVVVGPGDDAAVVEVADGTHITMGIESHNHPSFVDPYDGAATGVGGIVRDTLSMGAYPIALADSLYFGEFDREHSRYLLEGVVEGISDYGNSIGVPTVAGSTAFHDDYEGNPLVNVACVGLLDDERLVTADAKEPGNKLMLVGNATGRDGLGGASFASEDLSEDAETEDRPAVQVGDPYTEKLLVEASEALLDRELVEAARDLGAAGLGGASSEMVAKGGLGAEIRLEDVHQREPNMNALEILLAESQERMCYEVRPENVDAVREVAQRYDLGCSVIGDVTEGNYVCTFEGEVVVDVDAEFLGDGAPMNDLDSTEPTQPERDLPDFDLGEAFEEVVGHPNTASKRWVYRQYDHEVQVRTATGPGDDAAVLALREAEKGLAVSSGADPNWTTAAPYEGARAVALENATNLAAKGATPLAAVDCLNGGNPEKPDVYGGFRGIVDGLADMCAALDAPVVGGNVSLYNDSPSGPIPPTPTLAMTGTKEGYDAPPAALSGDASGATLLVVGDSGGDRLGGSQLLAQFGGSDRFPLLPENPREVVETVAEVADRDETAAVHDVSHGGLAVALAEMVTDEAGLSADLASLEALFAETPGRAVVATTDPEAVREEFDGVAPVAELGAADSSGDLDLTVADESLTYDAAEIADLRDVLARELD, from the coding sequence ATGAGTCTCGCCGAGCAAGACCGGGAACTCGTCGTCGCCGAACTCGACCGCGAGCCGACGCCCGCGGAGGCGGCGCTGTTCGAGAACCTCTGGAGCGAACACTGCGCGTATCGGTCGTCTCGACCGCTCCTGTCGGCCTTCGACTCCGAGGCCGAGGAGGTCGTCGTCGGACCGGGCGACGACGCCGCGGTCGTGGAAGTCGCCGATGGAACGCACATCACGATGGGTATCGAGAGCCACAACCACCCCTCGTTCGTGGACCCGTACGACGGCGCGGCCACTGGCGTCGGCGGCATCGTCCGCGACACGCTCTCGATGGGGGCCTACCCCATCGCGCTGGCCGACTCGCTGTACTTCGGGGAGTTCGACCGCGAACACTCCCGCTATCTGCTGGAGGGCGTCGTGGAAGGCATCAGCGACTACGGGAACTCCATCGGCGTCCCCACGGTCGCGGGGAGTACGGCGTTCCACGACGACTACGAGGGTAACCCGCTCGTGAACGTGGCCTGCGTGGGCCTGCTGGACGACGAGCGCCTCGTCACCGCCGACGCGAAGGAACCCGGCAACAAACTGATGCTGGTCGGGAACGCGACCGGCCGCGACGGACTGGGCGGCGCGAGTTTCGCCAGCGAGGACCTCTCGGAGGACGCCGAGACCGAGGACCGCCCCGCGGTGCAGGTCGGCGACCCCTACACGGAGAAACTGCTGGTCGAGGCCAGCGAGGCCCTGCTGGACCGCGAACTGGTCGAGGCGGCCCGCGACCTCGGCGCGGCCGGACTCGGCGGTGCGTCCAGCGAGATGGTCGCCAAGGGCGGTCTCGGCGCGGAGATTCGCTTGGAGGATGTCCACCAGCGCGAACCGAACATGAACGCGCTCGAAATCCTGCTCGCCGAATCCCAAGAGCGGATGTGCTACGAGGTCCGGCCCGAGAACGTCGATGCGGTCCGCGAGGTCGCCCAACGGTACGACTTGGGCTGTTCGGTCATCGGCGACGTGACCGAAGGCAACTACGTCTGCACCTTCGAGGGCGAGGTCGTGGTCGATGTCGATGCGGAGTTCCTCGGCGACGGCGCGCCGATGAACGACCTCGATTCGACGGAGCCGACCCAACCCGAGCGCGACCTGCCCGACTTCGACCTCGGGGAAGCGTTCGAGGAGGTCGTCGGCCACCCCAACACCGCGAGCAAGCGGTGGGTCTACCGCCAGTACGACCACGAGGTGCAGGTCCGGACCGCGACGGGACCGGGCGACGACGCCGCGGTGTTGGCACTCCGCGAAGCCGAGAAAGGACTGGCCGTCTCGTCGGGCGCGGACCCCAACTGGACGACCGCCGCGCCCTACGAGGGAGCGCGCGCAGTCGCCTTGGAGAACGCGACGAACCTCGCCGCGAAGGGCGCGACGCCCCTCGCCGCAGTGGACTGCCTGAACGGCGGCAACCCCGAGAAACCGGACGTGTACGGCGGCTTCCGAGGTATCGTTGACGGACTGGCCGACATGTGCGCCGCGCTCGACGCGCCCGTCGTCGGCGGGAACGTCTCGCTGTACAACGATTCGCCCTCGGGTCCCATCCCGCCGACGCCCACGCTGGCGATGACCGGGACGAAGGAGGGCTACGACGCACCGCCCGCCGCGCTCTCGGGCGACGCGAGCGGGGCGACCCTGCTGGTCGTCGGCGACTCGGGCGGCGACCGACTCGGCGGTTCGCAACTCCTCGCGCAGTTCGGCGGGAGCGACCGCTTCCCCCTGCTTCCGGAGAACCCCCGCGAGGTCGTGGAGACGGTGGCCGAGGTCGCCGACCGCGACGAGACCGCGGCGGTCCACGACGTGAGCCACGGCGGCCTCGCGGTCGCGCTCGCCGAGATGGTCACCGACGAGGCCGGTCTCTCGGCCGACCTCGCCTCGCTCGAAGCCCTGTTCGCCGAGACGCCCGGTCGCGCCGTCGTCGCCACGACCGACCCCGAGGCCGTCCGCGAGGAGTTCGACGGCGTCGCGCCGGTCGCCGAACTCGGCGCGGCGGACTCCTCGGGCGACCTCGACCTGACGGTCGCCGACGAGTCGCTGACCTACGACGCCGCCGAAATCGCCGACCTCCGCGACGTGTTGGCGCGCGAACTGGACTGA
- the gatA gene encoding Asp-tRNA(Asn)/Glu-tRNA(Gln) amidotransferase subunit GatA: MSADYNVFITEETIEGADDGLLADSTVAVKDNISTEGVRTTCGSEMLDDYVPPYDATVVEKLKDAGATIVGKANMDEFGMGSTTETSAYGAAENPAAPGHVPGGSSGGSAAAVAAGEADVALGSDTGGSIRNPAAFCGVVGIKPTYGLVSRYGLVAYANSLEQIGPLAPTVEEAAELLDVISGPDGNDATTRDEGDGSDYASAATGEVEGTTVGVPTELVEGADEGVRERFEAALDDLREQGATVEEVSLPSVEHAVEAYYVIAMSEASSNLARFDGVRYGHSGGFDGNWNETFSKAREEGFGEEVKRRILLGTYALSAGYHDKYYKQAQDARAWVKQDFDEAFESVDVLASPTMPTPPFEVGESLEDPLQMYLADANTVPVNLADLPAISVPAGEVDDGLPVGIQFIGPAFGEAEIIRVGSAVEN; encoded by the coding sequence ATGAGCGCAGACTACAACGTATTCATCACCGAGGAGACCATCGAGGGAGCGGACGACGGCCTCCTCGCCGACAGCACCGTCGCGGTCAAGGACAACATCAGCACCGAGGGCGTGCGCACGACCTGCGGGTCGGAGATGCTGGACGACTACGTGCCGCCCTACGACGCGACCGTGGTCGAGAAGTTGAAGGACGCTGGCGCGACCATCGTCGGCAAGGCCAACATGGACGAGTTCGGCATGGGTTCGACCACCGAGACCTCCGCCTACGGCGCGGCCGAGAACCCCGCGGCACCCGGCCACGTCCCCGGCGGTTCGTCGGGCGGGAGCGCGGCCGCGGTCGCGGCGGGCGAAGCGGACGTGGCCCTCGGGAGCGACACCGGCGGCTCCATCCGCAATCCGGCCGCCTTCTGTGGCGTCGTCGGCATCAAGCCGACCTACGGGCTGGTCTCGCGCTACGGACTGGTCGCCTACGCCAACAGCCTCGAACAGATCGGCCCGCTCGCGCCCACCGTCGAGGAGGCCGCCGAACTCCTCGACGTTATCAGCGGTCCGGACGGGAACGACGCCACGACCCGCGACGAGGGCGACGGCTCGGACTACGCCAGCGCCGCCACGGGCGAGGTCGAGGGCACGACCGTCGGCGTCCCCACGGAACTCGTGGAGGGTGCCGACGAGGGCGTCCGCGAGCGGTTCGAGGCCGCGCTGGACGACCTCCGCGAGCAGGGCGCGACCGTCGAGGAAGTGTCTCTTCCCTCGGTCGAACACGCCGTGGAAGCGTACTACGTCATCGCGATGTCGGAGGCCTCCTCGAACCTCGCGCGCTTCGACGGCGTTCGCTACGGCCACTCGGGCGGCTTCGACGGCAACTGGAACGAGACGTTCTCGAAGGCCCGCGAGGAGGGCTTCGGCGAGGAGGTCAAGCGCCGCATTCTCCTCGGAACGTACGCCCTCTCGGCGGGCTACCACGACAAGTACTACAAGCAGGCACAGGACGCTCGGGCGTGGGTCAAGCAGGACTTCGACGAGGCGTTCGAGTCGGTGGACGTGCTGGCCAGTCCGACCATGCCGACCCCGCCCTTCGAGGTCGGCGAGAGCTTAGAGGACCCGCTCCAGATGTACCTCGCGGACGCCAACACGGTGCCGGTGAACCTCGCGGACCTGCCCGCCATCTCGGTGCCCGCGGGCGAGGTCGATGATGGGCTTCCCGTGGGGATTCAGTTCATCGGCCCGGCGTTCGGCGAGGCGGAGATTATCCGGGTCGGCAGTGCAGTGGAGAATTAA
- a CDS encoding type II toxin-antitoxin system VapC family toxin, with the protein MPAAVVDSVVLLDFWDERDERRHERARNIVRGIDHGVLPTGRVTNYVVLELLNLLDKRLGTGLASDTYRRLDESAGFETVQATDEDFRRAIELFERYDGLSFGDATTVAYMRRLGIEYVYSFDADFDTVDGITRLATKENPYT; encoded by the coding sequence ATGCCAGCCGCAGTCGTGGACAGCGTCGTGCTGTTGGACTTCTGGGACGAGCGTGACGAGCGACGCCACGAGCGAGCGAGAAACATCGTGCGCGGCATCGACCACGGAGTACTTCCGACCGGACGAGTGACCAACTACGTCGTTCTAGAGCTTCTAAATCTTCTCGACAAACGTCTCGGAACCGGACTCGCCTCCGATACGTATCGCCGGTTGGACGAATCTGCCGGATTCGAGACGGTTCAGGCAACCGACGAGGACTTTCGTCGGGCTATCGAACTGTTCGAGCGCTACGACGGCCTCTCGTTCGGCGACGCGACGACCGTCGCGTACATGCGCCGATTAGGAATCGAGTACGTCTACAGCTTCGACGCGGATTTCGACACAGTCGACGGAATCACACGGCTCGCGACGAAAGAGAATCCGTATACTTAA
- a CDS encoding APC family permease, whose amino-acid sequence MSDPAEQTPEPSPPPDPEKEGVHPEEGETTDEATVHEGGVELERTIGLGGGIAIGVGTMVGAGIFVFPGLAAGEAGPAAALSFAIGAVIALLVALPTSELATAMPRSGGGYYFISRGMGAAFGAVVGLSLWLGLVFASAFYLVGFGQYAVAALAEVGVSFGGVGPVTPLALLFGVLLTGISLTGTENAAKFQNAVVALLVVLLVAFLGFGVLDAVGVFGSESAPEQFLPYGSFPVLTTAALVFTSYLGFAQVATVAGEIQSPSRNLPLAMVGSVLAVGTLYVATIFVATSALGSARLATLGETAIVAVARELLGNVGAIAILLAGLLATLSSANASILSSSRALYALSRDALVPRRASEVNLRWGTPHVALVLAGGPVVLLVALGRVEVLAEVASFLHLVMYGLTCVALVRLRRSRPEWYDPSFTVPGYPAVPVLGALASFGLVAFMQPLSQVVGVSIMVGAAVWYRLYADDVQLRGAL is encoded by the coding sequence ATGAGCGACCCCGCAGAGCAGACGCCCGAGCCTTCGCCACCGCCGGACCCCGAGAAAGAAGGCGTCCATCCCGAGGAGGGCGAGACGACCGACGAGGCCACCGTCCACGAGGGCGGCGTCGAGTTGGAGCGCACCATCGGTCTCGGCGGCGGTATCGCCATCGGCGTCGGGACGATGGTGGGCGCGGGCATCTTCGTCTTCCCCGGTCTCGCGGCGGGCGAGGCCGGACCCGCCGCGGCGCTCTCCTTTGCCATCGGGGCCGTCATCGCCCTGCTGGTCGCCCTGCCGACCTCCGAGTTGGCGACCGCGATGCCCCGGAGCGGCGGGGGCTACTACTTCATCTCGCGGGGGATGGGCGCGGCGTTCGGCGCGGTCGTCGGCCTGAGCCTCTGGTTGGGGCTGGTCTTCGCGTCGGCGTTCTACCTCGTCGGCTTCGGCCAGTACGCGGTGGCCGCGCTGGCCGAGGTCGGCGTCTCGTTCGGCGGCGTCGGCCCGGTGACGCCGCTGGCGCTCCTGTTCGGCGTCCTGCTCACGGGCATCAGCCTGACCGGGACCGAGAACGCAGCGAAGTTCCAGAACGCGGTCGTCGCCCTGCTGGTGGTCCTCCTCGTCGCGTTCCTCGGGTTCGGCGTCCTCGACGCCGTGGGGGTGTTCGGGAGCGAGTCGGCACCCGAACAGTTCCTCCCCTACGGCTCGTTCCCGGTGTTGACGACCGCCGCGCTGGTGTTCACGTCGTATCTGGGCTTCGCGCAGGTGGCGACCGTCGCTGGCGAGATACAATCGCCGTCTCGGAACCTCCCGCTGGCGATGGTCGGGTCGGTGTTGGCGGTCGGCACGCTCTACGTCGCGACCATCTTCGTGGCGACGAGCGCGCTCGGAAGCGCCCGACTCGCCACGCTCGGCGAGACCGCAATCGTCGCGGTGGCGCGCGAGTTGCTCGGAAACGTCGGTGCTATCGCCATCCTGCTGGCGGGCTTGCTGGCGACCTTGTCGAGCGCGAACGCCTCGATTCTGAGTTCGTCGCGGGCGCTCTACGCGCTGAGTCGGGACGCGCTCGTCCCGCGGCGCGCGAGCGAGGTCAACCTCCGGTGGGGGACGCCCCATGTCGCGCTCGTGCTGGCTGGCGGGCCGGTCGTTCTCCTCGTCGCGCTGGGTCGAGTCGAGGTGCTGGCGGAGGTGGCGTCGTTCCTCCACCTCGTGATGTACGGGCTGACCTGCGTCGCGCTCGTCCGCCTGCGGCGTTCGCGGCCGGAGTGGTACGACCCATCGTTTACCGTGCCGGGCTACCCCGCAGTTCCGGTGCTGGGCGCGCTCGCCAGTTTCGGACTGGTCGCGTTCATGCAACCGCTCTCGCAGGTCGTCGGCGTCAGTATCATGGTCGGGGCGGCCGTATGGTATCGCCTGTACGCCGACGACGTGCAGTTGCGAGGAGCCCTATGA
- a CDS encoding PHP domain-containing protein codes for MLSVELHTHSSLSYDGRDPVDLLLEQAAAVGLDALAVTDHDELAASLEAVEKAEEYGLVGIPGMEVSSAAGHVLALGISERVPAGLSFSETLDRIREQGGVAVVPHPFQKSRSGVMANITEAELAEADAVEVYNSRLLTGRGNRKARRFAERHDLPQTAGSDAHISEMVGQAVTRIDADERSAAAILEAIADGRTTVEGKRTPWHVSFRQAAGGAKRRVKNRLGELL; via the coding sequence GTGCTATCGGTCGAGCTTCACACCCACTCGTCGCTCTCGTACGACGGCCGGGACCCGGTCGACCTCCTGTTGGAGCAGGCCGCCGCGGTCGGTCTGGACGCGCTGGCAGTCACGGACCACGACGAACTCGCGGCCAGCCTCGAAGCGGTCGAGAAAGCCGAGGAGTACGGTCTCGTCGGCATTCCGGGCATGGAGGTCAGTTCGGCGGCGGGCCACGTCCTCGCGCTCGGCATCTCCGAACGCGTCCCCGCGGGCCTGTCGTTCTCCGAGACGCTCGACCGAATTCGCGAGCAGGGCGGCGTCGCCGTCGTGCCCCACCCGTTCCAGAAGTCCCGGAGCGGTGTGATGGCCAACATCACGGAGGCCGAACTCGCCGAGGCCGACGCCGTCGAGGTGTACAACTCCCGACTGCTGACCGGCCGAGGCAACCGGAAGGCCCGGCGGTTCGCCGAGCGCCACGACCTGCCACAGACCGCCGGGAGCGACGCTCACATCAGCGAGATGGTCGGGCAAGCGGTCACGCGAATCGACGCCGACGAGCGGAGCGCCGCGGCCATCTTGGAGGCCATCGCCGACGGCCGAACGACCGTCGAAGGCAAGCGCACCCCGTGGCACGTCAGCTTCCGGCAGGCCGCGGGCGGCGCGAAACGCCGAGTGAAGAACCGACTCGGGGAACTCCTCTGA
- the gatC gene encoding Asp-tRNA(Asn)/Glu-tRNA(Gln) amidotransferase subunit GatC, translated as MSDTSAGSEESAPGPEEVRHVADLARVGLDDDEVERFTDQFADILDYFETLDEVPEVERDADLVNVMREDEVRDSLSQDEALANASETEDGYFKGPNVS; from the coding sequence ATGAGCGACACGTCTGCCGGGTCCGAGGAGTCCGCGCCCGGTCCGGAGGAGGTCCGTCACGTCGCCGACCTCGCGCGCGTCGGCCTCGACGACGACGAGGTCGAGCGGTTCACCGACCAGTTCGCGGACATCCTCGACTACTTCGAGACGCTGGACGAGGTGCCCGAGGTCGAACGCGACGCCGACCTCGTGAACGTCATGCGCGAGGACGAGGTGCGCGACTCCCTCTCGCAGGACGAGGCGCTGGCCAACGCATCGGAGACCGAGGACGGCTACTTCAAGGGACCGAACGTCTCGTAA
- a CDS encoding transcription initiation factor IIB — MTETRTRTHTDERTTDETETEREQTKCPECGGNLVTDDERGETVCAECGLVVDEDQIDPGPEWRAFDAKEKDQKSRVGAPTTNTMHDKGLSTNIGWQDKDAYGNSLGSRQREKMQRLRKWNERFRTRDSKERNLKQALGEIDRMASALGLPDNVRETASVIYRRALDEDLLPGRSIEGVATSALYAAARQAGTPRSLDEISGVSRVEKDEIARTYRYVVRELNLEIQPADPKSYVPRFVSDLGVSDEVERRARDLLDTATEKGIHSGKSPVGLAAAAVYAAALLSNEKVTQSEVSDVSDISEVTIRNRYHELLEAKEDAIAP; from the coding sequence ATGACCGAAACACGAACCCGAACCCACACCGACGAGCGAACCACCGACGAGACCGAGACCGAGCGCGAACAGACCAAGTGTCCCGAGTGCGGCGGGAACCTCGTCACCGACGACGAGCGCGGCGAGACGGTCTGTGCGGAGTGCGGACTCGTCGTCGACGAGGACCAGATAGACCCCGGTCCGGAGTGGCGCGCGTTCGACGCCAAGGAGAAAGACCAGAAGTCCCGCGTCGGCGCGCCGACGACGAACACGATGCACGACAAGGGTCTCTCGACCAACATCGGCTGGCAGGACAAAGACGCCTACGGCAACTCCCTCGGGAGCCGCCAGCGCGAGAAGATGCAACGCCTGCGCAAGTGGAACGAGCGGTTCCGCACCCGCGACTCCAAGGAGCGCAACCTCAAGCAGGCGCTCGGCGAGATTGACCGCATGGCCTCCGCGCTCGGTCTCCCGGACAACGTTCGAGAGACCGCCTCGGTCATCTACCGCCGGGCCTTGGACGAGGACCTCCTGCCCGGCCGCTCCATCGAGGGGGTCGCCACCAGCGCGCTCTACGCCGCCGCGCGGCAGGCCGGAACGCCGCGGAGTCTGGACGAAATCAGCGGCGTCTCGCGCGTCGAGAAGGACGAAATCGCTCGGACCTACCGCTACGTCGTCCGGGAACTCAACCTCGAAATCCAGCCCGCAGACCCCAAGAGCTACGTCCCGCGGTTCGTCTCGGACCTCGGCGTCAGCGACGAGGTCGAGCGCCGCGCCCGCGACCTGCTGGACACCGCGACCGAGAAGGGCATCCACAGCGGCAAGTCGCCGGTCGGACTGGCGGCCGCCGCGGTGTACGCCGCCGCCCTCCTCAGCAACGAGAAGGTGACTCAGAGCGAGGTCAGCGACGTATCCGACATCAGTGAAGTCACGATTCGCAACCGCTACCACGAACTGCTGGAAGCGAAAGAAGACGCTATCGCGCCCTGA
- a CDS encoding universal stress protein, protein MTATIPDRPKVLVPLAVLDGESLAPALVEALSTVPVELVGYHAVPEQTPPGQARMQFEERMETELADLAVTFEEMGGTVETRIVFTHEPEQTFERVAVEEGCDAVLLNNPATKVEEILVPLRSEINVERIVALVASVLGATDATATLYHVAAPDDEAGRETGQRLVDAATESLAEASVAPERIDREIAVSETPIKTLAAAAGEYDLVVMGESKPSVRELFFGEVSEQVASQSVTPALVVRRLPALETKSEKSEESGQSRESEKSGEAESETESRPE, encoded by the coding sequence ATGACAGCGACAATCCCCGACCGACCCAAGGTGCTGGTCCCGCTCGCGGTTCTCGACGGCGAGAGCCTCGCGCCCGCGCTCGTGGAAGCACTCTCGACCGTGCCGGTCGAGTTGGTCGGCTACCACGCCGTGCCCGAGCAGACCCCGCCGGGACAGGCCCGGATGCAGTTCGAGGAGCGCATGGAGACGGAACTCGCCGACCTCGCGGTGACGTTCGAGGAGATGGGCGGCACCGTCGAGACGCGCATCGTCTTCACCCACGAACCCGAGCAGACCTTCGAGCGCGTCGCGGTCGAGGAGGGCTGTGACGCCGTTCTCCTGAACAACCCGGCGACGAAGGTCGAGGAGATACTGGTCCCGCTCCGGAGCGAGATAAACGTCGAGCGAATCGTCGCGCTGGTCGCCAGCGTTCTGGGCGCGACCGACGCGACCGCGACGCTCTATCACGTCGCGGCCCCCGACGACGAGGCGGGCCGGGAGACGGGTCAACGACTCGTGGATGCGGCGACCGAATCGCTGGCCGAGGCGAGCGTCGCACCCGAGCGCATCGACCGGGAGATAGCCGTCTCGGAGACGCCGATAAAGACACTCGCGGCGGCGGCCGGGGAGTACGACCTCGTGGTGATGGGCGAGAGCAAGCCCTCGGTCCGGGAACTGTTCTTCGGCGAGGTGTCCGAGCAGGTCGCGTCCCAGTCGGTGACGCCCGCGCTGGTGGTGCGGCGACTGCCCGCGCTGGAGACGAAATCTGAGAAGTCGGAGGAGTCGGGCCAGTCGAGAGAGTCAGAGAAGTCGGGAGAAGCGGAGTCGGAGACCGAATCGCGGCCGGAGTGA
- a CDS encoding helix-turn-helix transcriptional regulator, giving the protein MAVSEEDLTDAERAGLELVRESGGIHQSDFWKQLDVDSRKGSRIVESLYEKGLVQREETVYEGHNTYLITPAARDLDFSLLMAGDMLSPFIGEEEVDAESDAFSQWIMNLAYSE; this is encoded by the coding sequence ATGGCAGTATCCGAGGAGGACCTCACCGACGCGGAGCGCGCGGGTCTCGAACTCGTCCGGGAGTCCGGCGGCATCCACCAGAGCGACTTCTGGAAGCAACTCGACGTGGACTCCCGGAAGGGGAGTCGCATCGTCGAATCGCTGTACGAGAAGGGTCTCGTCCAGCGCGAGGAGACCGTCTACGAGGGCCACAACACCTACCTCATCACGCCCGCCGCCCGCGACCTCGACTTCTCGCTCCTCATGGCGGGCGACATGCTCTCGCCGTTCATCGGCGAGGAGGAGGTTGACGCCGAGAGCGACGCTTTCTCGCAGTGGATCATGAACCTCGCGTACAGCGAGTAG